Within Claveliimonas bilis, the genomic segment TAATCTGGCGCTGATCACAGATATGTTCGGACCGGATTCGCCGGAAACAAGAGGAAGTCTTTCAATTTATGTTGTAGGCGGTATGGTTGGAACGATTTATTTCGGATTTCTGGCAACGATGATCGCCTCTTTGAACGTGTTTCATCCCTATGCACTGGGAATGGCGTCCGGTGTGGGAGCCGGTATCCTGATGGCAAGTTCTGTGGCAAGTCTTACGCTGGTATATCCTGATATGGCAACCCAGATATCGGCGCTTGCAAGTACAAGCGAGACGTTATCGGGACTGACAGGAATTTACGTGGCAATTTTTGTGGGAATCCCGCTGACCCAGAAGCTTTATGAACTGTTGGAGCCGCCTATTGCAAGGCTTAGAAAGGAGCCGAGCGAGGTGCTGACAAGAAAGAAGCAGGAAGCGGAAGATGCAAAGAAAACAATAGAAGAAATTACTGTGGAGGAAGAATAAATGAGATATGCAGAGTGGGGACTTTTGTTGATTATATCCGGGCTGGGAATTGCCCTTGCAAATTTTGTGGGATTTGAGGTCGGATTCATGGATTCTCTTCCGGGAATCCTCATTCTACTTGCGATTTCCGCTGTGGCTGTGGTGATCAGTAAAGTAGTGCCCCTGAAACTTCCGATCATTGCATATTGTTCTATTATCGGACTTCTTGTGGCAAGCCCTATTTGTCCGGCAAGAGAGTTCATCATTGCATCTGCCGACAAGATCAATTTCACAGCGCCTCTTACATTAGTGGGAGCGTATGCGGGGATTTCTATCAGTGATCAGATTAAATCCTTTGTAAAGCAGGGCTGGAAGATGATCATTATCGGCGTCCTTGTTATGACAGGAACTTTTCTGGGATCGGCATGTATTGCCCAGCTTGTACTTGGCTTAACAAACGCAATTTAACCGGGAGGATAGGAAGATGAAAATGCAGGCAGATCTGATGATCCGGGATGGTGACTTTTTAAATGAGGAATTTGAACTGGAAAAAGGAAAGAGTATCCTGATCCGGGACGGAAAGATTTTGGATATTGATACGGCAGAAGAGCTGGAAAAGAAGTATCAGTGGACGGAGGAAATAGACGGAAGCAGATGCATTTACATGCCGGGGCTTGTAGATGCCCATATGCACACGGGACAGCAGCTTCTTCGGGGCAGAGTTCTGGACGAAATGCCTATGATCTGGACAAGGATCATGCTTCCCTATGAAAGTACTCTGACAAAAGAAAAAATGCGCTTAAGTGCCCAGGCGGCAGCGGTTGAGATGATCCGGTCCGGGACATGCGGATTTATCGATGCGGGAAGCTATTACATGGAGGAGGCGGCAGCAGTTTATGAAGAAAGCGGCCTTAGAGGAGCGATTTCCTATTCGACCATGGATCAGAAAGGACTTCCCCGGTCCATAGCCATGGATGCAGAAGAGGCTGTAAAAAGGACGGATGAGCTGTATGACGGCTTCCATGGAAAAGGAAATCTGAAGGTCTATTATTCTCTGCGCTCTTTGATCTCCTGCTCCAGGGAGCTGATACTGGCAGCAGCGCAGAGGGCCAAGGAGCGCGGAACTATGCTGCAGGCTCATATGAATGAATATCCGGGAGAAATTAATTTTTATATGGAACGTTTTCAAATGCGTCCCTATGAATATTTGGAAAAACTTGGCGTGCTGAATGAAAATTTTCTGGGCGCTCACAGTCTTCTCCTTTCGGAAAACGAGAAAGAGATCCTGGAAAAGAGAGGGATAAAAGTATGTCACTGTCCTTTCAGCAATTGCGGAAAAGCAGCGCCTCACACGCCGGAATTGTTGAAAAAAGGTATTACAGCTGCGCTTGGGACGGATGGGGCAGCTCACGGAGGATTAAGTCTCTTTAATGAAATGAAGATTTTCCGTTCGGTAATGAATCTGACCTGGGGCGTGCCTCTAAGCGAGCCTGCCATTATGCCGGCAAAAACGATCCTTTCTATGGCAACAGAAAAAGGACAGCAGTGTCTGGGAGGACAGGACGGCGTAGACGGCTTTCTGAAAAAGGGAGCAAGAGCTGATATCGTCGGCATTGACAGAAGCCGCATTTATATGGCAGAATACGGAAAGATTTCCAACACGATCATGGAGAGCGTGAATGCGGGAGATATCAGGGATTCTGTCAGCGGCGGCAGGATTTTGATGAAAGATTACGAGATACAGACACTGGATGAAGAAAGAATCCTGCATGATCTGAGAAGTTATCAGGAAAGGGCGGAAAGCAATTGATAGAGTATCTGATTATTATAGCGGCAAATATAATAATAGGGGGAATGATCGGCCTGACAGGGATTGCCGGATTTCTCCTCCCTATGCTGTACAGCGGATTTATGGGAATGCCGGCAGCCCAGGGGATGGCTCTTAGCTTTTTTGCTTTTCTGATTTCCGGGATTTTGGGATCCCGGAATTACTATAAGTCCGATAACTTAGATGTGAAACTTGCTGTTACTATCAGTATCGGAAGTATCATTGGGGCAATTGCCGGGGTGTGGATGAATCTTCTTATTGATGAAAGTATTGTGAAACGGATTCTCTATCTGGTAGTGCTGCTCTCCGGAATTTCCATACTGGTGCGCAAGGATAAAGAGAGGGAAGAAGCAGGGAAACGGAAGATACCGGCTGCTGCGGCCATCTTATTCGGTCTGGCGACAGGGTGTATCTGTGCTCTTTCCGGAGCAGGGGGCCCTATTCTTGTAATGCCGCTTCTTGTGACGTTCGGCGTACAGGTCAAAACGGCAGTGGGAGTGGCTCTGTTTAATTCTATCTTTATTGCGATCCCTTCCTGCATAGGTTATAGTATGCAGTGTGATGCGTCCTCTATGGCGCTGTTGCTTGTGGTTTCTATGATCAGTCATGGCGCGGGCGTCTGGATCGGGAGCCGCAACGCGGATATGATAAAGCCGCAGCCGCTGAAAAAAGGAGTGGCGATATTTTCTATTTTGATTGCAATATTTAAATTGATTACCGGCTAAAAAGCAGGCGCTGACAGGGTATTTGGCGGGGTATAATAAGATTCGGCTTGTATATACAGGCCGAATCATTTATAATAGTGCATAATTAGAGCGTAAATTAAGGCATAAATGTTATGATATAGCAGGGAGAATATCAGGAATGAAGAAATATATACGGGCAGCTGCCGCCGCGCTTATTGCTGTAAATATTTTCACAGCAGCGGCGCCAAAACTCTATGCCGCCCCGGAGTCAGACAGTACAGATACAGTACAGCAGGAGGGAGCAGTTGATGGTACACAGGAGGAGATAGATCCGTACCAAAAAGAACTGGAGAATACCTACAAGGAAAAGGTTCAGACCAATGAGCTGGACGGATGGGTCAAAGGTCCGGGCATTTATGGCGATGCAGGAATAGTAATGGACGCGGAAACCGGAGCAGTTCTCTATGGAAAAAACATAGATAAAAAGGAGTACCCGGCAAGTATTACGAAGATATTGACAGCACTGCTGGCGCTGGAGTATGCGGAGATGACAGATGAGGTGCAGATCACGGCGGAGAGTCTTACCTGTCTGGGGTCAGGATATGCTTCTATCGGAATGAAAGAAGGAAATGTCATTACAATGGAGCAGGCGCTGTATGCCATGCTTCTTGCATCATCCAACGAAGTGGCTTATGCAGTGGCAGAAACGGTAGCAAAAGGGCAGGGCGAAGACTACCAGTGGTTTTTGGATCAGATGAATCAGAAAGCCAGGGATCTGGGCGGTTCCAATTCTAACTTTGTCAATGCAAATGGAGTGCAGGATGAACAGCATTATACCTGTGCAAAAGATATGGCTTTGATTGCCTGTGAATTATTTGAATATCCGGAATTTTTACAGATTTGCCAGACGGCAAGTTATACAATTCCGGCGTCAAGTACAACGGAGGAACATATCTTTCAGCAGAAGCATGAAATGCTGCTTGAGGGAAATTCCGAGTATTACAACTATGCGGTGGCCGGCAAGACCGGATATACAACAGAGGCAAACAATACATTGGTGACTCTGGCGGATAACGGAGAAATGAAGTTGGTATGTGTTACATTGAAGACTTATCCCGGCCACGTGTATTCTGATACAAAAGCACTTCTGGAATATGGATTTAACAATTTTAAAAAAGTGAAGATTTCCGGGCAGAATGACAGTGAAAAGATAACATCTATTCCCGACGATGCCTGTGTAACACTTCCTGAAAATGTGAAATTTTCTGATCTGGACAGTGAGATCAGCCGTATGAAAAACGGTGAAGAAGGTCTGTTAAGTTACACTTATCAAGATAACCCGGTAGGAGAGGCAGTTGTGAAGCTTTCAGGGGATAAAGCGTTTAAAGATATTTCCGGAGAGGAAAAAATAGAAGAAAGTAAAATGCCGGTGTGGCAGCTTCTTCTGATATGCTTTCTCATTATTATCGTTTTACTGGCAGTTTGGCTTGTGATAGCAGCACAGCGCCGATCGAGAAGAAGGCGGCGCAGACGGCGCCGGAATCGTCGGGGAAGATAAACGCAGGCACTTGACTTGTCGAGGGTTTCCGTTTATAATTTTAAAGACGTAAAAACAGAAGAATTGACCATGCGTAAAAGACTATGACGAAGACAGTAGGATATATGGGAACGTTCAAGCGAGCCGGCGATGGTGGAAGGCCGGTGCAAGTAGTATATATCTGAATATCACTTTAGAGTCGCAGTTTCCGAAAGGACAGCATAAAATTCTTAGTAGGAACTGACGGGATCCGCCGTTACCGGAAGGCATATGTTGGTATGTTAGGTGGTTTATAAATGAAGGAATGCAAGCTTTCATCCTAATACACAGGATGGAAGCTTTTTTATTCAATACAATTTTACACAGGGTAATTCGCAGTTTTACACATGGCAAATTGTAATTTGGCACGTAGTAAACCTTAAAAGTGTTACGTGTCCTGCCAAAATAATAACAAGGAGGAAAAACATGTACAAGAAAGTTTCAACTGATTTGAAATTTGTTGACCGCGAAAAAGAAGTAGAAAAGTTCTGGGAAGAGAATCACATTTTTGAAAAAAGTATGGAAAACCGCAAAGAAGGCGAGACATACACCTTCTATGACGGCCCTCCGACTGCAAACGGAAAGCCGCACATCGGCCACGTCCTGACCCGTGTTATTAAGGACATGATTCCAAGATACCGCACCATGAAGGGATATATGGTTCCAAGAAAAGCAGGCTGGGATACGCACGGTCTTCCGGTAGAGCTGGAAGTTGAGAAATTACTCGGTCTTGATGGAAAGGATCAGATTGAGGAATATGGTCTGGAACCCTTTATTAATAAGTGTAAAGAAAGTGTTTGGAAATACAAAGGGATGTGGGAAGATTTCTCCGGAACCGTAGGTTTCTGGGCAGATATGGATAATCCCTATGTTACGTACCACAATGATTTTATCGAATCCGAGTGGTGGGCGTTGAAACAGATCTGGGATAAAGGACTTCTGTATAAAGGTTTTAAGATCGTTCCCTACTGTCCCCGCTGTGGCACTCCGCTTTCAGCCCAGGAAGTGGCTCAGGGCTACAAGGATGTAAAAGAGCGCTCAGCTATCGTCCGTTTTAAGGTAAAGGATGAGGATGCTTATATTCTGGCATGGACCACAACTCCGTGGACTTTGCCGTCCAATATCGGTCTTTGTGTGAATCCGGAAGAAGATTATGCGAAAGTAAAGGCAGCAGACGGCTATGTATATTACATGGCGCAGGCTCTTTTGGATACAGTGCTTGGAAAACTGGCAGAAGAAGGAAAACCGGCCTATGAAGTTCTGGAGACTTACAAAGGACAGGAACTGGAATATAAAGAATATGAGCCGTTGTATCAGTGTGCTTATGACTGTGCAGCAAAACAGAATAAAAAAGCGTTTTTCATAACATGCGACGGCTATGTTACACTGACAGACGGTACAGGTGTTGTTCATATTGCACCGGCCTTTGGTGAAGATGATGCCAAGGTAGGACGCAAATATGATATGCCGTTTGTACAGCTGGTAGATGAAAAAGGAAACATGGGAGAGACAAC encodes:
- a CDS encoding D-alanyl-D-alanine carboxypeptidase family protein, which produces MKKYIRAAAAALIAVNIFTAAAPKLYAAPESDSTDTVQQEGAVDGTQEEIDPYQKELENTYKEKVQTNELDGWVKGPGIYGDAGIVMDAETGAVLYGKNIDKKEYPASITKILTALLALEYAEMTDEVQITAESLTCLGSGYASIGMKEGNVITMEQALYAMLLASSNEVAYAVAETVAKGQGEDYQWFLDQMNQKARDLGGSNSNFVNANGVQDEQHYTCAKDMALIACELFEYPEFLQICQTASYTIPASSTTEEHIFQQKHEMLLEGNSEYYNYAVAGKTGYTTEANNTLVTLADNGEMKLVCVTLKTYPGHVYSDTKALLEYGFNNFKKVKISGQNDSEKITSIPDDACVTLPENVKFSDLDSEISRMKNGEEGLLSYTYQDNPVGEAVVKLSGDKAFKDISGEEKIEESKMPVWQLLLICFLIIIVLLAVWLVIAAQRRSRRRRRRRRRNRRGR
- a CDS encoding amidohydrolase family protein, producing the protein MKMQADLMIRDGDFLNEEFELEKGKSILIRDGKILDIDTAEELEKKYQWTEEIDGSRCIYMPGLVDAHMHTGQQLLRGRVLDEMPMIWTRIMLPYESTLTKEKMRLSAQAAAVEMIRSGTCGFIDAGSYYMEEAAAVYEESGLRGAISYSTMDQKGLPRSIAMDAEEAVKRTDELYDGFHGKGNLKVYYSLRSLISCSRELILAAAQRAKERGTMLQAHMNEYPGEINFYMERFQMRPYEYLEKLGVLNENFLGAHSLLLSENEKEILEKRGIKVCHCPFSNCGKAAPHTPELLKKGITAALGTDGAAHGGLSLFNEMKIFRSVMNLTWGVPLSEPAIMPAKTILSMATEKGQQCLGGQDGVDGFLKKGARADIVGIDRSRIYMAEYGKISNTIMESVNAGDIRDSVSGGRILMKDYEIQTLDEERILHDLRSYQERAESN
- a CDS encoding DUF3100 domain-containing protein, giving the protein MKKEIYMYPSTKARFQAEYKIFLLAFVFIVIADSIGQIKVPLGPGTLILFPIFYSLLLGIISGPEVLKIFKKKEVKAASKLVIVAICPFIAKLGINAGASLETVLSAGPALLFQEVGNLGTIFFALPVALLLGLKREAIGATHSINRESNLALITDMFGPDSPETRGSLSIYVVGGMVGTIYFGFLATMIASLNVFHPYALGMASGVGAGILMASSVASLTLVYPDMATQISALASTSETLSGLTGIYVAIFVGIPLTQKLYELLEPPIARLRKEPSEVLTRKKQEAEDAKKTIEEITVEEE
- a CDS encoding sulfite exporter TauE/SafE family protein, translated to MIEYLIIIAANIIIGGMIGLTGIAGFLLPMLYSGFMGMPAAQGMALSFFAFLISGILGSRNYYKSDNLDVKLAVTISIGSIIGAIAGVWMNLLIDESIVKRILYLVVLLSGISILVRKDKEREEAGKRKIPAAAAILFGLATGCICALSGAGGPILVMPLLVTFGVQVKTAVGVALFNSIFIAIPSCIGYSMQCDASSMALLLVVSMISHGAGVWIGSRNADMIKPQPLKKGVAIFSILIAIFKLITG